In Pedobacter sp. SL55, the following proteins share a genomic window:
- a CDS encoding glycosyltransferase family 32 protein: protein MKFKLSHRLRLYFDFLRHSTPRFDGRVKHFIWGYGKKSDANDSIPKVIWLYWNEEKVNSATVQLCINIIKNLHTDHEVHLLHRTNLLAFLPNFPTELFGKPSNFVSDMVRLMLLEQHGGIYLDATVLLSKPLNWALELQQKDCSEAVLYYADENTRDEKFPMVETWFIAALPQSTFIKAWREEYQNCMLSANSDTYYDNNDILPLSNFPLDATYYTSYMAGQIVMRRSQQYRLSLLRAEDDAFNYGLGFKKKWDEVAMADVLLFNKKADFLPNVVKLIRFDRRRLDYYIERKFYKKHSWLGELLQKQNFNDYSKDF from the coding sequence ATGAAATTTAAACTTAGCCATCGCCTAAGGCTTTACTTCGACTTCTTGAGGCATAGCACACCACGTTTTGATGGAAGGGTAAAACATTTTATTTGGGGATATGGAAAAAAATCTGATGCTAATGACAGCATCCCTAAAGTAATCTGGCTTTACTGGAATGAGGAGAAGGTAAACTCGGCAACTGTTCAGTTGTGTATAAATATCATCAAAAACTTACATACAGACCACGAAGTTCATTTGCTTCATAGAACAAATCTTTTAGCTTTCCTACCTAACTTTCCTACAGAGCTATTTGGAAAACCGTCTAACTTCGTTTCGGACATGGTTCGATTGATGCTCTTAGAACAACACGGAGGAATTTATCTTGATGCTACCGTGCTACTTTCCAAACCACTTAACTGGGCTTTGGAGCTTCAGCAAAAAGACTGTTCTGAAGCGGTGTTGTATTATGCAGATGAGAATACTCGCGATGAAAAATTCCCTATGGTAGAAACTTGGTTCATCGCCGCGTTGCCGCAATCAACATTTATTAAAGCATGGCGAGAAGAGTATCAAAACTGTATGCTGAGCGCTAATTCAGATACATATTACGATAACAACGACATATTACCACTAAGCAATTTCCCTTTAGATGCTACATATTATACATCGTATATGGCAGGACAAATTGTAATGCGTAGAAGCCAGCAATATAGACTTAGTTTACTTAGAGCAGAAGACGATGCATTTAATTATGGGCTAGGCTTTAAGAAAAAGTGGGATGAGGTTGCCATGGCAGATGTATTATTATTCAATAAAAAAGCTGATTTTCTTCCCAACGTTGTCAAATTAATTCGTTTTGACAGACGACGACTAGATTACTATATTGAACGAAAGTTTTACAAAAAACATTCTTGGCTAGGCGAGCTGCTGCAAAAGCAAAATTTTAACGATTATTCCAAAGATTTTTAA
- the hemH gene encoding ferrochelatase yields MAKKGILLVNLGTPDSPEVKDVRKYLDQFLMDERVIDIPKLNRTLLVKGIIVPFRSPKTAKLYKEIWDENGSPLLYYSKLQAQMLQEKLGNEYQVELAMRYQNPSIENALEKLKKGLVSSIKVIPLFPQYASASTGSVLQLVMELISKWPTVPPISFVNSFHDNELMLEIFADNARKHGVENFDHVLFSFHGLPQRQMTKSDHTGKYCLKVNNCCDNYNDANKFCYSAQCHHTAKLLAAKLGLAREDYSVCYQSRLGKEPWIQPYTTDALKKLAAEGKKRLLVFSPAFVADCLETLYEITVEYQEEFKELGGEHVQLVESLNDDPRFIEALAEMSR; encoded by the coding sequence ATGGCTAAAAAAGGTATATTGCTAGTTAATCTGGGAACTCCAGATAGTCCAGAAGTTAAAGATGTAAGAAAATATCTTGATCAGTTTTTGATGGATGAACGAGTAATTGATATCCCCAAGCTAAATAGAACGTTATTGGTAAAAGGCATTATCGTGCCCTTTCGTAGTCCAAAAACAGCCAAGCTGTACAAGGAAATTTGGGACGAAAACGGTTCTCCGTTGTTGTACTACAGCAAGCTTCAAGCTCAAATGCTTCAAGAAAAATTAGGTAACGAGTACCAAGTAGAATTGGCTATGCGCTATCAAAATCCATCTATTGAAAATGCCTTAGAGAAGTTGAAAAAAGGGTTGGTAAGCAGCATTAAGGTGATACCTCTTTTTCCTCAATACGCTTCTGCAAGTACAGGTTCTGTGCTACAATTGGTAATGGAATTGATTAGCAAATGGCCAACAGTACCGCCAATATCTTTCGTAAATTCTTTTCATGATAATGAATTGATGTTGGAGATTTTTGCAGATAACGCAAGAAAGCATGGCGTGGAGAACTTCGATCATGTGCTGTTCAGCTTTCACGGTTTGCCCCAAAGGCAAATGACCAAATCCGATCACACAGGAAAATACTGTTTAAAAGTAAACAACTGCTGCGATAATTATAATGATGCAAATAAGTTTTGTTACTCTGCTCAATGTCATCATACGGCTAAGCTGCTTGCGGCAAAGTTAGGTTTGGCTCGCGAAGATTACTCGGTTTGCTACCAATCTCGTTTAGGAAAGGAACCTTGGATACAACCATATACCACCGATGCCTTAAAAAAGTTAGCAGCGGAAGGTAAAAAACGATTGCTTGTTTTTAGTCCGGCGTTTGTAGCTGATTGTTTAGAGACACTTTACGAAATTACCGTAGAGTATCAAGAAGAATTTAAAGAATTGGGTGGCGAGCATGTACAATTAGTAGAAAGCTTAAATGATGATCCAAGATTTATAGAAGCTTTAGCGGAGATGTCGAGATAA
- a CDS encoding HAD family hydrolase: MEQKDLEKLEALTLRTGSDYEAFLYDCDGTLADNMLAHKLAYQEVTANYGIGLDLNMVDEFAGMPTAIFANEITKRYGITLPETFASEKSQIFIDKYIEKTQPIAYVAEHLKNHVGKVKIAVVSGGSRKTVTKTLTVLGLIDLIDVMVCAGETPKGKPAPDPFLAAAEALGVAPEKCMVFEDADLGVQGAIAAGMDWVRIDKL, translated from the coding sequence ATGGAACAAAAAGACTTAGAAAAATTAGAAGCATTAACCTTAAGAACTGGAAGCGATTACGAAGCATTTTTGTACGATTGTGATGGTACACTAGCCGATAATATGCTGGCGCATAAGTTGGCCTACCAAGAAGTTACAGCTAACTACGGCATCGGTTTAGATTTAAACATGGTTGATGAATTTGCAGGAATGCCAACCGCAATTTTTGCCAATGAAATTACAAAACGATACGGTATTACGCTACCAGAAACCTTTGCTAGTGAGAAATCTCAAATTTTTATCGATAAGTATATAGAAAAAACACAGCCCATTGCTTACGTAGCCGAACATTTAAAAAATCATGTTGGTAAAGTGAAAATAGCGGTAGTTTCTGGTGGTAGCCGAAAAACAGTGACCAAAACGCTAACCGTTTTGGGTTTAATTGATTTGATAGATGTGATGGTTTGTGCTGGCGAAACTCCAAAAGGAAAGCCTGCTCCAGACCCATTTTTAGCTGCAGCCGAAGCTTTGGGTGTGGCACCCGAGAAATGTATGGTGTTTGAGGATGCAGATTTGGGTGTACAAGGTGCTATTGCTGCAGGCATGGATTGGGTAAGGATAGATAAACTGTAA
- a CDS encoding capsular polysaccharide synthesis protein, translating to MGKQQRYFDLKSIPNKIWWLIRDQIVARKHQRVANFWHPIVTAYFNGQIEKNALVPKKQISGKVIWQYWGQLDNGEPLPAVVQRCFDSVDKYKGDYRVIRLNDDNIREYLDFPGFVWQENGEPKFGRVFFSDLLRLALLHVYGGVWLDATILLTAPLKEEFTEQDYFVFQRSDDEPNQSFWAGPHTSYWSWNPRYKVKMLNSIIFAKKGNIVIAAMLDLILHYWKTQDKIINYFFFQILYNELINGELKNLKCSVVSDTLPHILRVLVDRNDYMPLPELLRRVNIHKLTYFDDKKIARLDSLVAVADQLQQGNKS from the coding sequence ATGGGTAAACAGCAGCGCTATTTCGATCTTAAATCAATACCTAATAAAATTTGGTGGTTAATCAGAGATCAAATTGTAGCACGCAAACATCAGCGTGTAGCTAACTTTTGGCATCCCATCGTTACTGCCTATTTTAATGGCCAAATCGAAAAAAATGCTTTAGTGCCTAAAAAACAAATTAGTGGCAAAGTCATTTGGCAGTATTGGGGGCAACTAGACAACGGAGAACCTTTGCCAGCTGTTGTGCAACGTTGTTTTGATTCTGTAGATAAATATAAGGGCGACTATCGAGTTATCCGCTTGAACGATGACAATATCAGAGAATACTTAGATTTTCCAGGCTTTGTTTGGCAAGAAAATGGTGAGCCTAAGTTCGGTAGAGTTTTCTTTTCAGATTTACTTAGGCTCGCCTTGCTACATGTTTACGGAGGGGTTTGGCTAGACGCCACAATTTTACTTACGGCTCCTCTGAAAGAAGAGTTTACAGAGCAAGACTACTTCGTTTTTCAACGCAGTGACGACGAGCCTAATCAATCGTTTTGGGCGGGGCCTCATACCAGTTATTGGAGCTGGAACCCTCGTTACAAAGTGAAAATGCTGAACAGTATCATTTTTGCAAAAAAAGGTAATATTGTAATAGCTGCCATGCTTGATCTCATCTTACATTATTGGAAAACGCAAGATAAAATCATCAACTACTTTTTCTTTCAAATCTTATACAACGAATTGATAAATGGCGAGTTGAAAAATTTAAAATGTTCAGTCGTGTCAGATACTTTGCCTCATATTTTGAGGGTTTTGGTAGACAGAAACGATTACATGCCGTTGCCAGAACTTTTGAGGAGGGTAAATATTCACAAATTGACTTATTTTGACGATAAGAAAATAGCTAGGCTTGATAGCTTGGTAGCAGTGGCAGACCAGCTCCAGCAAGGAAATAAGAGTTAA
- a CDS encoding 4-hydroxy-3-methylbut-2-enyl diphosphate reductase, which translates to MSYNLKVTIDKSSGFCFGVVYAIDMAEDILDQEEYLYCLGDIVHNDEEVERLKAKGLRIIDHDQLKGLHNEKVLIRAHGEAPSTYELALANNLTLIDASCPVVLKLQNRIKATHDDGEQILIFGKHGHAEVIGLQGQTDGKATVFMDIAELDNVDLPSKFTLYSQTTKSVDKFYQIKEELINRGYEVKANDTICRQVSNRYDELERFVKDFDKIVFVSGKKSSNGKVLYDVCKKYNNNAYFISNLEELDQTWFEPEDKIGICGATSTPMWLMEQVKTQLESL; encoded by the coding sequence ATGAGCTATAATTTAAAAGTTACTATCGATAAGTCTTCAGGTTTTTGTTTTGGGGTAGTTTACGCCATCGATATGGCCGAAGATATCTTAGACCAAGAAGAATATTTATATTGTTTGGGCGATATTGTGCATAACGATGAGGAGGTAGAACGGTTAAAAGCCAAAGGCCTCAGGATTATCGACCATGATCAACTCAAAGGACTACACAACGAGAAAGTGCTAATTAGGGCTCACGGCGAAGCGCCTTCTACTTATGAGCTGGCCTTAGCCAATAACCTTACCTTAATTGATGCCTCTTGCCCTGTAGTGCTGAAATTGCAAAACCGCATTAAAGCTACACATGATGATGGCGAACAGATCCTGATTTTTGGCAAACATGGCCATGCCGAAGTAATTGGTTTGCAGGGGCAGACTGATGGCAAAGCAACGGTATTTATGGATATTGCCGAATTGGATAATGTTGATTTGCCTAGTAAATTCACATTGTATAGCCAAACTACCAAAAGCGTAGATAAATTCTATCAAATAAAAGAAGAGCTAATTAACAGAGGATACGAAGTAAAAGCAAATGACACCATTTGTAGGCAAGTTTCTAATCGTTATGATGAGTTGGAAAGATTTGTAAAAGACTTTGATAAAATTGTTTTCGTATCGGGTAAAAAATCATCAAACGGTAAGGTACTTTATGATGTGTGCAAAAAATATAATAACAATGCTTACTTCATCTCTAACTTAGAAGAACTTGATCAAACTTGGTTTGAACCTGAAGATAAGATTGGTATTTGCGGTGCAACATCAACACCGATGTGGTTAATGGAACAAGTGAAAACTCAACTGGAAAGCTTATAA
- a CDS encoding glycosyltransferase family 2 protein: MEIDATPLVSVIVPVYNGDQYVKSCLEMLLDQSYKKLEIIVVDDGSKDQSGIIAKKYPVKVICLEQNRGLSAARNLGVKTATGKYIHFMDVDDMINNDYYQEMVQAMVLTNADLACGGMVNQKFRHKTIRFKQCKVYSDTEEKLRVTYVGRWGYVWRYLFRAGFLQKHNLHFEEGRFIEDLVFSLPAVYFAEKMVVVPKADYTYYERENSIMTKANKAHREKVHQDWLHAKASMLDFARKHNFTIPGVNSGMLAYKWWKVKNLWNNR; this comes from the coding sequence ATGGAAATAGATGCAACACCTTTAGTGTCGGTAATTGTTCCTGTTTATAATGGAGACCAATACGTGAAATCTTGTTTGGAGATGCTATTGGATCAGTCGTACAAGAAGCTCGAAATCATAGTAGTTGATGATGGGTCTAAAGATCAATCTGGAATTATTGCTAAAAAATACCCTGTTAAAGTTATTTGTTTAGAACAAAATAGAGGTCTTTCTGCTGCCAGAAACTTGGGTGTTAAAACTGCTACTGGAAAGTATATTCATTTTATGGATGTAGATGATATGATTAATAATGATTATTACCAAGAGATGGTTCAAGCGATGGTGTTAACCAATGCTGATCTAGCTTGTGGAGGAATGGTTAATCAAAAGTTTCGCCATAAAACTATTCGATTTAAACAATGCAAAGTCTATTCTGATACTGAAGAAAAGCTAAGGGTTACTTATGTAGGCAGGTGGGGTTATGTTTGGAGGTATTTGTTTCGTGCAGGGTTTCTGCAAAAGCATAATCTGCATTTCGAAGAGGGACGGTTTATAGAGGATTTAGTGTTTTCTTTGCCAGCAGTTTACTTTGCAGAAAAGATGGTAGTAGTACCAAAAGCTGATTACACATATTACGAGCGTGAAAATTCTATTATGACTAAAGCTAATAAGGCGCATCGCGAAAAGGTGCATCAAGATTGGCTTCATGCAAAAGCAAGCATGCTCGATTTTGCTCGTAAACACAATTTCACTATACCAGGAGTAAACTCGGGCATGTTAGCTTATAAATGGTGGAAAGTTAAAAATCTTTGGAATAATCGTTAA
- a CDS encoding glycosyltransferase family 92 protein, with amino-acid sequence MNKTIVAILTAFIPNKKSKEAWKHKLTKIDLGSMVNKGIAELIAGVIPHKMTRNQWRGILRYGVFKGLRLRYFLKKHKYITPEHYLSICAIAKNEGPYFEEWITWHRNLGVEKFYIYDNESTDNTKEVLEPYIKAGLVEYTFWPGMKQQLMTYDHCLEKHRLHTRWIAVIDLDEFIVPIKDKSIPDFLKRFEEFAAVEINWLVYGSGGAKYKEKGKVMERFKKHSRPEEWANRHVKSIVDPRRVFSFIGCHEVARSSGKTADPHGNVVTQHFRDREPQQDVIRINHYAVKSYEEFLQKRSRGRARALEQRDLGYFDWLDLNDITEE; translated from the coding sequence ATGAACAAGACAATTGTAGCCATATTAACCGCATTTATCCCCAATAAAAAAAGTAAGGAAGCGTGGAAACATAAATTGACTAAAATTGATCTTGGCAGCATGGTTAACAAAGGTATTGCCGAACTTATTGCGGGTGTGATCCCTCATAAAATGACTAGAAACCAATGGCGGGGAATTTTGCGATACGGAGTTTTTAAAGGCTTGAGGTTACGATATTTCTTAAAAAAGCACAAATACATTACACCAGAACACTACCTATCAATTTGTGCCATTGCAAAAAACGAAGGGCCGTATTTTGAAGAATGGATAACTTGGCATCGAAATTTAGGAGTAGAAAAATTTTATATCTACGACAACGAGAGCACCGATAATACGAAAGAAGTTTTGGAACCCTACATTAAGGCTGGACTTGTGGAGTACACCTTTTGGCCAGGAATGAAGCAGCAATTGATGACCTACGACCATTGTTTGGAAAAGCATCGTTTGCATACGAGATGGATTGCCGTGATTGATCTTGATGAGTTTATCGTCCCTATAAAAGATAAGTCCATACCGGATTTTCTAAAACGTTTTGAAGAATTTGCGGCAGTAGAAATCAATTGGCTGGTATATGGTAGTGGCGGTGCCAAATACAAAGAAAAAGGCAAGGTGATGGAACGATTTAAGAAACACTCGAGGCCAGAGGAGTGGGCTAACAGACATGTAAAAAGCATTGTTGATCCTCGCCGGGTATTTTCTTTTATTGGATGTCACGAAGTAGCAAGATCTTCGGGAAAAACAGCAGATCCGCATGGCAATGTGGTAACGCAACACTTCAGAGATCGCGAACCACAGCAAGACGTCATTAGAATAAATCATTACGCTGTAAAATCTTACGAAGAATTTCTACAGAAGCGTTCTCGCGGAAGGGCTAGAGCACTAGAACAACGCGATCTGGGTTATTTCGACTGGCTTGATCTAAATGATATAACTGAAGAATAA
- a CDS encoding UDP-glucuronic acid decarboxylase family protein — protein MERKERKRVLITGAAGFLGSHLCDRFIKEDYHVIAMDNLITGDLANIEHLFKLENFEFYNHDVSKFVHVPGKLDYILHFASPASPIDYLKIPIQTLKVGSLGTHNLLGLARAKGARMLIASTSEVYGDPNINPQPEEYWGNVNPVGPRGVYDEAKRFQEAITMAYHTFHGVETRIVRIFNTYGPRMRLNDGRVLPAFIGQALRGEDLTVFGDGSQTRSFCYVDDLIEGIYRLLQSDYASPVNIGNPDEITIKQFCEEIIKLTGTNQKIVYKPLPQDDPKQRRPDITKAKQLLNWEPKVNRAEGLKITYEYFKSLSPKALAKIEHKDFTTYNK, from the coding sequence ATGGAACGTAAAGAGCGTAAAAGAGTATTAATAACAGGGGCCGCTGGGTTTTTAGGTTCACACCTTTGCGATAGGTTCATTAAAGAAGATTACCACGTAATCGCTATGGATAACCTAATTACTGGTGATTTGGCCAACATCGAACACCTTTTTAAGTTAGAAAATTTCGAGTTTTATAACCACGATGTTTCTAAGTTTGTTCACGTTCCTGGAAAGCTAGATTATATTTTGCACTTCGCTTCGCCCGCAAGCCCAATTGATTACCTAAAAATCCCAATCCAAACCTTAAAAGTAGGTTCTTTAGGTACGCATAATTTACTGGGGTTAGCTAGGGCAAAGGGTGCTAGGATGTTGATTGCATCTACTTCCGAAGTTTATGGCGATCCTAATATCAATCCACAACCAGAAGAATACTGGGGTAACGTAAATCCGGTTGGCCCACGTGGTGTTTACGATGAAGCAAAGCGTTTTCAGGAAGCGATTACGATGGCTTACCACACCTTTCACGGTGTAGAAACACGTATTGTGCGTATCTTTAACACTTACGGCCCGCGTATGCGACTGAATGATGGAAGGGTATTGCCCGCATTTATTGGTCAGGCTTTAAGAGGTGAGGATTTAACCGTTTTTGGCGATGGTAGCCAAACCCGTTCTTTCTGTTATGTAGATGATCTGATAGAAGGTATTTATCGTTTGCTACAATCTGATTATGCTAGTCCGGTAAACATTGGCAATCCAGACGAAATTACCATTAAACAGTTTTGCGAAGAAATTATCAAGTTAACGGGCACAAACCAAAAAATTGTGTACAAGCCATTGCCGCAAGATGATCCTAAGCAACGCAGACCAGACATTACTAAGGCCAAACAGCTATTAAATTGGGAACCAAAGGTAAATAGGGCAGAGGGTTTAAAAATTACTTACGAATATTTCAAGTCGTTATCCCCAAAAGCCTTAGCGAAAATAGAACATAAAGATTTCACTACGTATAATAAATAA
- a CDS encoding UDP-glucose dehydrogenase family protein, whose protein sequence is MKIAVIGTGYVGLVTGTCLAETGNNVICVDIVEEKVNKMKAGQLPIYEPGLDVLFHRNIAQGRLSFTTNLAEGIKDAQIIFMALPTPPGGDGAADLSYILGAAKDISKLITEYKVIVNKSTVPVGTADKVAAVFKEHTNVEVDVVSNPEFLREGVAVEDFMKPDRVVIGTRSEKAQKLMGELYAPYVRQGNPIYYMDERSSELTKYAANSFLATKITFMNEVANLCEIVGADVDMVRKGIGSDDRIGKRFLFPGIGYGGSCFPKDVQALEKAAVEHKYDFKILKAVMDVNEKQKTILTDKAFQYFKGDVKGKKFALWGLAFKPETDDIREAPALYIINDLLAAGAEVTVFDPEAMANVKALLGDKINYANDQYEALEGADALLIATEWSVFRNPDFDKMEEVLKNKVVFDGRNLFDLQKMIDLGYYYNSIGRKIVS, encoded by the coding sequence ATGAAAATAGCTGTAATTGGCACTGGTTACGTTGGATTGGTAACCGGAACCTGCTTGGCGGAAACCGGAAACAACGTCATCTGTGTTGATATTGTGGAAGAAAAAGTAAACAAAATGAAGGCTGGGCAATTGCCAATTTACGAGCCGGGTTTAGATGTGCTTTTCCACCGTAACATTGCACAGGGCAGATTGTCGTTTACCACCAATTTGGCAGAAGGTATAAAAGATGCCCAAATTATTTTTATGGCATTGCCCACTCCTCCAGGTGGTGATGGCGCTGCAGATCTTTCTTACATTTTAGGTGCAGCTAAAGACATCTCAAAGCTAATTACAGAATATAAGGTTATCGTAAATAAATCTACCGTACCAGTTGGCACAGCCGATAAAGTAGCTGCGGTTTTCAAAGAACATACAAATGTGGAGGTTGATGTAGTTTCTAATCCAGAGTTTTTGCGTGAAGGTGTAGCTGTGGAAGATTTTATGAAGCCAGATCGCGTAGTGATTGGAACCAGAAGTGAGAAAGCACAAAAGTTGATGGGAGAGTTGTATGCACCTTACGTACGTCAGGGAAACCCAATCTATTACATGGACGAGCGTTCTTCTGAACTTACAAAATATGCTGCCAACTCTTTCTTAGCAACTAAAATTACTTTCATGAACGAAGTAGCCAACCTTTGCGAAATTGTAGGTGCAGATGTAGATATGGTGCGTAAAGGAATTGGTTCTGACGACAGGATTGGTAAGAGATTTTTGTTCCCGGGTATTGGTTACGGAGGAAGCTGTTTCCCTAAAGATGTACAAGCTTTAGAAAAAGCTGCCGTTGAGCATAAATACGATTTCAAGATTTTGAAAGCGGTAATGGACGTAAACGAAAAGCAAAAAACGATTTTAACGGATAAAGCATTTCAATATTTTAAAGGTGATGTAAAAGGCAAGAAATTTGCCCTTTGGGGTTTGGCCTTTAAACCAGAAACCGACGACATTAGAGAAGCTCCAGCTTTGTATATCATTAATGATTTATTGGCGGCAGGCGCAGAAGTAACTGTTTTTGACCCAGAAGCAATGGCAAATGTAAAGGCTTTGCTTGGCGATAAAATCAATTATGCCAATGACCAATATGAAGCACTCGAAGGAGCAGATGCATTGCTGATAGCAACGGAATGGTCGGTGTTCCGTAATCCAGATTTCGATAAAATGGAAGAGGTGCTGAAAAACAAAGTAGTTTTTGATGGACGTAACCTTTTCGATCTGCAGAAAATGATTGATTTAGGATATTACTACAACAGTATCGGCCGCAAAATTGTAAGCTAA
- a CDS encoding glycosyltransferase family 2 protein codes for MKEDALVSVIIPVYNGGQYVKACINMMLNQSYKNLEIIVVDDGSVDNSAAIAQEFPVKLIRHDQNRGLSAARNTGIDAAQGKYIHFMDVDDEINLDYYKALVEAITEMRADIACGGMINETKNYKTWLFKKREVFTDTNDKLKATFVGKWGYVWRYLFSLDFLKQHKLRFEEGRFIEDLMFSLPAVFYAERVVVVPGAEYLYYQRENSIMTRKDEAHRKKRREDHNHTKAYRAAFCKEHNIKIPGLDTGRTAYVLRKVVKWIWK; via the coding sequence ATGAAAGAAGACGCTTTGGTTTCTGTAATTATTCCAGTTTATAATGGCGGACAGTACGTTAAAGCCTGTATCAATATGATGCTCAATCAATCTTACAAGAACTTGGAAATTATAGTGGTTGATGATGGATCTGTTGATAATTCGGCGGCAATTGCGCAAGAATTTCCTGTAAAGTTAATTCGCCATGATCAAAACCGCGGATTGTCTGCTGCCAGAAACACGGGAATAGATGCGGCTCAAGGCAAATACATCCATTTTATGGACGTAGATGATGAAATTAATTTGGATTACTATAAAGCGTTAGTTGAGGCTATTACAGAAATGAGAGCTGACATTGCTTGTGGTGGAATGATAAATGAAACTAAAAATTACAAGACTTGGCTTTTTAAAAAACGTGAAGTTTTTACTGACACCAATGATAAATTAAAAGCTACCTTTGTAGGTAAATGGGGTTACGTTTGGCGTTACCTATTTAGCTTGGATTTCTTGAAGCAACACAAGCTGCGCTTTGAAGAAGGGCGGTTTATTGAAGACTTGATGTTTTCTTTACCTGCAGTTTTTTATGCTGAAAGGGTTGTGGTTGTTCCTGGTGCAGAATATCTGTACTATCAACGAGAAAATTCTATCATGACCAGAAAAGATGAAGCCCATCGCAAAAAACGTCGTGAAGATCATAATCATACCAAGGCTTACAGGGCTGCATTTTGTAAGGAGCACAATATTAAAATTCCGGGTTTAGATACTGGACGTACTGCTTATGTTTTGCGAAAAGTGGTAAAATGGATATGGAAATAG
- a CDS encoding Stealth CR1 domain-containing protein, producing MEIDFVITWVDMNDPKWKQDFAKYSGKIDNTKNEVSEARFRDHGLLKYWFRGVEKFAPWVRKIHFVTCGQRPEWLNTAHPKLVLVNHEDYIPKEYLPVFNSSLIEIYLHKIPNLVEHFVYFNDDFFITNHITEERFFKNGLPNDIAAFRLNFGLSLWSKCLKNNIRLINKHFDKKEVLKRDRDKWYDESYGSRGKLTKRLSFYDKFVTLRTPHNAQPYLKATFEEVWDKEGDELKAMSVHKFRSPKDYTQELFRTWQICKSNFNAYNTYQNTKMFPLLFKTEKAIKAIKEQAYSLVCINDNEHMRNYEQTMARVEDAFNSILPEKSNFEL from the coding sequence ATGGAAATAGACTTTGTAATTACTTGGGTAGACATGAACGACCCAAAATGGAAGCAGGATTTCGCAAAGTATTCTGGTAAGATAGACAATACGAAAAACGAAGTTTCTGAAGCCAGATTTCGCGACCATGGTCTGTTGAAATATTGGTTTAGGGGCGTGGAGAAATTCGCTCCCTGGGTGCGTAAAATTCATTTTGTAACCTGTGGACAACGTCCGGAATGGTTAAATACGGCACATCCGAAATTAGTACTAGTAAACCACGAAGACTATATTCCAAAAGAATACCTTCCTGTATTTAATTCTAGCTTAATAGAAATTTATCTGCATAAAATTCCAAACTTAGTAGAGCATTTTGTGTACTTTAATGATGATTTTTTTATTACCAACCACATTACAGAAGAGCGTTTCTTTAAAAATGGATTGCCAAATGATATTGCAGCCTTTAGGTTGAATTTTGGCTTATCGCTATGGAGTAAATGCTTGAAGAACAACATTCGTTTGATTAACAAACATTTCGATAAAAAAGAGGTGTTGAAACGAGACAGAGATAAGTGGTATGATGAGAGTTATGGAAGTAGGGGCAAGCTAACCAAACGACTGTCTTTTTACGATAAATTCGTCACCCTTAGAACGCCTCATAATGCACAACCCTATTTAAAAGCAACTTTTGAGGAAGTTTGGGATAAAGAAGGTGATGAATTGAAAGCGATGTCTGTGCATAAGTTCCGCAGTCCGAAAGATTATACACAAGAGCTTTTCAGGACTTGGCAGATTTGTAAATCGAACTTCAATGCTTACAATACTTACCAAAATACAAAGATGTTTCCTTTATTATTCAAAACCGAAAAAGCCATAAAAGCCATCAAAGAACAGGCGTATTCTTTGGTTTGTATTAACGATAATGAGCACATGAGAAATTACGAGCAAACCATGGCTAGGGTAGAAGATGCTTTTAATAGTATACTGCCAGAAAAATCTAATTTTGAATTATAA